In Flavobacterium cerinum, one genomic interval encodes:
- a CDS encoding imm11 family protein yields the protein MQYYFIKHNINSGDQYVSWEADSNLELALEGKSYPKTYYQGEFDTDFISGCYGISAKAKAFFLSLNITNLEFIPVKVYHIKWEESMEIYLMKVNKEIDCVDYDKSELFMLSDKKIRGVDKLVLKEETIQEDIFTIKNMLHSVIVSETLKNKITEFGLKGFDFIPTDKYPMY from the coding sequence ATGCAATACTATTTTATAAAACACAACATCAATTCCGGGGATCAATATGTAAGCTGGGAAGCAGATAGTAATTTAGAATTGGCACTGGAAGGGAAATCTTATCCGAAAACCTATTATCAGGGCGAATTTGATACCGATTTCATTTCTGGTTGTTACGGTATTTCTGCCAAAGCCAAAGCTTTTTTCCTGTCTTTAAACATTACCAACCTTGAGTTTATACCGGTAAAGGTGTATCATATAAAATGGGAAGAATCGATGGAAATTTACCTGATGAAAGTTAATAAAGAAATTGATTGCGTTGACTATGATAAATCCGAGTTGTTTATGCTGAGTGATAAAAAGATAAGAGGTGTAGATAAATTAGTCCTGAAAGAAGAAACCATTCAGGAGGATATTTTTACAATTAAAAACATGCTACACAGCGTAATTGTTAGCGAAACGTTGAAAAATAAGATCACTGAATTTGGTTTGAAAGGATTTGATTTCATTCCGACAGATAAATATCCGATGTATTAA
- a CDS encoding T6SS immunity protein Tdi1 domain-containing protein, giving the protein MTEFEIIYQSLMGFMEQSENYAFADADLIFEYEGVLMADKDVTDIITDIWKAHGFCSYKNGLFTLLNPKEYNEIVRRFPEVSDKAQVFARTATGCLFLWEEYSFGKNIAFLNIHTGEKNIISTSFNVLIEWDLPASNFWKEDCNGKTEFAVMDKFKHIPHDKCAGYKLALALGGNRSVNNMELLDFKTHLEFLAQMHH; this is encoded by the coding sequence ATGACAGAATTTGAAATTATCTATCAATCCTTAATGGGATTTATGGAACAATCAGAAAATTATGCTTTCGCGGATGCCGATTTGATTTTCGAATATGAAGGCGTTTTAATGGCAGACAAGGACGTAACGGATATCATTACCGATATATGGAAAGCACATGGATTTTGTTCCTATAAAAATGGATTATTTACCTTATTAAATCCAAAAGAATACAATGAAATTGTAAGGCGTTTTCCGGAAGTATCCGACAAAGCACAAGTTTTCGCAAGAACTGCAACCGGTTGTCTGTTTCTGTGGGAGGAATATAGTTTCGGGAAGAATATCGCTTTTCTAAATATACATACAGGAGAAAAGAATATTATTTCTACTAGTTTTAATGTGTTAATAGAGTGGGATTTACCAGCTTCAAATTTTTGGAAAGAGGATTGTAACGGAAAAACAGAATTTGCTGTAATGGACAAATTTAAACATATTCCACACGACAAATGTGCCGGCTACAAACTTGCTTTGGCTTTAGGAGGAAATAGAAGTGTAAATAATATGGAATTACTCGATTTCAAAACTCATTTGGAATTTTTAGCACAGATGCATCATTAG